The following nucleotide sequence is from Streptomyces caniferus.
GACCAGGTCATCAGCCGGGACGACTTGGTCGATCTCCGTGGCCACGTTGGCGAGGATCCCGTCAGCCTGCGTGACCTGTTCGTGGCCGTCATGATCTGGGGCTCGGGCACTACGAACGGACGCGGGCCGAGGTACACCGAAGCGGCCCTGTCCGACGACCGCATGCCCGCTGTTCTCCGGACCACGCGCGAAGCGGTCCGAGACGGCGACCTGAGCGGGGCCTACCGACAGTTCGTCCTCAACGGGGTAGGGCGAGATCCTTCTTCACGAAGTGGTTCGCGGCTGTGGACGACCGCGATGCCGCGTGTCACCGGGCCTTGATCCTCGACGCTCGGGTCTTTCGTTCGTTGAACGCCCTCGGGTGGTCAGGTTGGAAGGCGGCCGGCACTCGCCATTGGCCGACCCGCTACGCCACCTACGTTAGCTCCATGCACGGTTGGGCCTCGTCTCTGGGAGTCACAGGGCACTGGCTTGAGTGGCTTCTCTTTCATCTGAACGGCCGCGTGGACGAGCCCTGAGCTTGGGGAGCTTTAGTTTTCTACGGTTGGTTGCTGAGTCGACCTGCGCTAGAGCGGCAACGGGACCTGTGTGGCCGGTGGTCTGGTCCCTCCATTCCCCGTGGTTCCCCGCACGATCTGGCACATGTCTGGCACGGGCGCGGCCGCTCGGTCTGTGCGCCTGCCGTCTCGGTGATCACCGCTATAGGAGTTCGATCCCTCGGCCTACTTGGGGCCTTGGCGCCCTTACTGGTCCTCTGTGCGTGGCCGCTCAAGGCCGCTTGCGTGCGCCGGCGTTGATGTCAGCTGGTGATGTCAGGTTGGATGGCGTGATGGAGCGCGTTGAGGCAGAGCTGTTCACTGATGGAGGCAACGACGCTGTGGTTCGCCTGCCCGGTCGGAGGTTCCCGGGGGTGTTGATGCAGGGCGACTCCCTTCACATCCTTCGTAGCGATCTGGCCGAGGTGGTGGAGGCGTGTGAGCGCGGCGATCTGGCCGAGGCCCAAGACTCGGCCGGCCTCCTCCTAGAGGGCCTCGACGCACTGCTGACGCGCTACGCGGA
It contains:
- a CDS encoding 8-oxoguanine DNA glycosylase OGG fold protein, producing MDDRDAACHRALILDARVFRSLNALGWSGWKAAGTRHWPTRYATYVSSMHGWASSLGVTGHWLEWLLFHLNGRVDEP
- a CDS encoding 8-oxoguanine DNA glycosylase OGG fold protein, translated to MMKQLQKLVVSYGDCEQKPVRFRPGTWHSRLEPRGAAHVLDIGFGCANEPSGDQVISRDDLVDLRGHVGEDPVSLRDLFVAVMIWGSGTTNGRGPRYTEAALSDDRMPAVLRTTREAVRDGDLSGAYRQFVLNGVGRDPSSRSGSRLWTTAMPRVTGP
- a CDS encoding DUF6959 family protein, whose translation is MAAQGRLRAPALMSAGDVRLDGVMERVEAELFTDGGNDAVVRLPGRRFPGVLMQGDSLHILRSDLAEVVEACERGDLAEAQDSAGLLLEGLDALLTRYADALQEHEIPRPY